The sequence GTATCGTTCCCAGGGCTTCATGCTCATGGGCGATCTGGACCTTTGGGCGCCGCGCAACCTGCGCTATTGGGCCGGCATCTGGAACGGACCTAACAGCCGGGGCATCGATGATATGAATGATGCGGAATTCCTGTACACCGGCCGGTTGTTATTCGCCCCCCTCCCGAATGGCGGACCGGATAATGCGGAGCTGTCCATGCAGGGCGACTACAACTACCATACCGGCTGGCCGATGTTCTATATGCTGGGGTCGCTGTTCACCAACAAGGACAAGAACCGCTCCAACCGCCCGGGCACTGGGACCCCCGAAACCTATGACACCGCCAACCACGGCTTTGACCTGGCCGCGGTCTTCAAGTGGCACGGCTTCTCCCTGCAGACGGAATGGGCCCGGGAGACCTACACTGAATTCCGGCCCAATACCTTTATTGCCGGGCAGTTCGGCCAGGGCCACCGCACCGCCCACCGGGAGGCCTGGTATATCGCCGCCGGTCAATTCATCATTCCCAAGAAACTGGAGGCGGTGTTTCGTTACGCCTATGCCAATCGGGTGAAGGATGCCGACAATCCCTATACCTGGAGCTACCTGGCGACCAATGCCAACCAGACCAATTACCTGGTGCCGGTATGGGACGGCAACCGGATCGTCAATGCCCGGGAAGGGATCTTGCGGGAGTTCACCGTCGGCCTCAATTGGTACCGGTTCGGGCACAACCAGAAGTTTCAGGTCGATTACAGCCGCCTGATCCGGGACTTCTACGGAGCCGGCGACCAGAACGACAACCGCTTCCGGGCCACCGCCTATTGGCTGTTCTGAGCGGCGGGGTGTAAAAATCTGATAAAAGATCAGGACCTCCTGGTGAGGTCCTGATCTTTTCCGGAACCTCTATTTTAATTCTCTTTTCACCCCCACCCTCCCCAGGATCTTCTCCTTGGAGATAATTTACTGGTTTCGACCGGTGGCGGAGGAATTTTAACCCTTTCTTGGGGTCTAGGCGATATATTTCCTTTGGCAGGCCGATTCCTCGCAAATTTCTTGACAAGAGCCAGGGATTGTTATAAGATTCACACGATTTAGTATGATTATCAAAAGGCTAAAACAATCAATGTCTAATCAATCCACCAAGGAGGTTAAGGCTTATGAAGAAAGAGATTCCTGCCGATTACTTACCCCCCCGAGAACTCTGGCCTGATGAACCAATACCGGATGAGTTCAAAGATCTGCCGGCTCAGGTAAACATTGCTGAGGAGTTTCTCGACAAGCATGTTAAAGAGGGTCGGGGCGATAATGTTGCCATCCTGTTTGGCGACCAGAAGGTGACCTATAACGAGCTTCTGAAATTGGCTAATAAGTTTGCCAATATCCTGAAAGACCAGGGTGTCATGGCCCAGGACCGGGTGGGCATCCGCATGACCAACACCCCCCAGGCGGTAGCCATTAATTTTGGCATTCAGAAAGTCGGGGCCATCCCAGTGCCCGTATCACCCCTGTGGGCCAAGGAAGAAATCGCTTTTACCTTGAATAACGCTGAATTTGCGGCATTTGCAGTCAGTGCGCCGTTGATGACGGCGGTAGAAGAGGGCCAGCACGAATTCCAGTTTCCCACCAAGATCATTGTGGTCGGTGGTAAACCAGAGGACGTCAAGGCCAAGGGATATCTGTGTTTTGAAGAGCTCATGGCTCAGGCTCCGGATACTTTTGACAACTTCAAACTCAATCTGGATGACATCGGGGTCATCCTTTATACCTCCGGGACCACCGGTCAGCCCAAGGGTTGCGTCCATTTTGTCCGGGAGGTCATTGTCGAATCCAACTTAGTTAATAAATATGTTTATAAACTCAAACCCGGCGAGGTGCTGGGCGGCTCGGCGCCGGTCTCCTTTGCTGCGGGCTACGGCACCTTCTGTCTGATTCCCTTTGCCGCGGGCGCGACGATCTCGTTGTTGCCCAAGTTTACTCCTGATGACATGATGTCCACGATCCAAAAACACAAAGTCAATGTGGTCACCGGCTTGCCCACCGCCTACCGGAAGCTGCTGGAAATGCCCAATTTTGATGATTATGACCGCTCCAGTGTACGGATGTATACTACAGGGGGCGATGCCCTGACCGGCAAGACCCTGGCGGCCTGGGAGGCCAAGACCGGCATGCCCATCTGGGAAGGCCTGGGGGCGACCGAAATGGTTCACTTGGTAACCTCTAACACCATGAGCAAGTTTCCGGTGCCCGACTCCATTGGCAAGGCCTTGCCTGGTTATGAGATTAAAGTGGTCAATGTCGATGGACATGAGTGTGCCCCGGGCGAAGTGGGCAGCATGCTGGTCAAAGGCCCCACCGGCACGGTTTACTGGAAGCCCTACATCCAGGAGAACAAGCTTCTGAAAACCATGAAAAAGGGCGTCAAGGACGGCTATAATATGATGGGCGATGCCGTTTATATGGATAAAGACGGCTTTGTTTATTTCCAGGCTCGGGAAGACGATATGATCAAGTCTTCTGGCTTCCGCCTGGCACCCACTGAGATCGAAGACGCCCTGATCCGTCATCCCGCGGTGCGGGATGCGGGTGTGGTCGGCATTCCGGATGAAATCATCGGTCAGCGGACTACCGCCATGGTCGAACTGGAACCCGGCTATAAGCCCTCTGAGGAATTGGCCAAAGAAATCGTAAATTCTTGCATTGACGTCTTAGCCAAATACAAGCTGCCTCGGGAAGTGGTATTCCTGGAAGCCATCCCCCGGACCCCCACCGGCAAGATGATCAAAAAAGATATGCGTCGGCTGTACGACGAGTATCCCAACAAGTTCAGACTGGCGTAACTTATCATTTCTAACCCCCGGAGGCCGGAACCCCGGCCTTCGGGTTTTTTACGGCCTCGGACTGAATGAATTAACAGATTTAGTTGGTAAACCATTAGGTCCTGCGAAAACCCGAACTCCAGGCGGCTTCGAGTTTGAATGGTTCATCAGATTCAGCAGCTGCCAGGCGGTTGTCAAAAGTCTTGTGGTCCGAAAATGAGCTAAAATTTTTCCCTGTAAAGCGTTGTCAACGCTTGGCTTTTCGGCGTCTAGGGGTCCCGCACTTGAAAGGTCGGGTGGCTGATCTGGGGGCGGGTTGGGGGCCATATCATCGCGAGCTAACTGAGTGTACCATCGTCTCCTTGGATCAGGCGATGACTCCGGTAATCCAGGTAGTCGGTTCCACTCTGACCCTGCCCTTTAAGGACGCCAGCTTTAGTGGAGTTATGCTCACCGAAACCTTGGAACATGTGCCTACCCCTGCCATTGCCCTTGCCGAAGCCTCCCGCATTTTAGAACCCCAAGGCTGGCTTTACCTTACCACTCCCCAAATGTGGCCCCTGCACTATGAACCCCATGATTATTACCGGTTTACCAGATATGGCCTGATTTACCTGCTCAATCGCCAACAGCTAGCGGTGGTGGCCCTGGAATCCATAGGCGGCCTTTACACCTTTGTTTTTACCCGGCTGGGGGAAAAACTGGTAAAATTATTAATTACTCTGTTAGGATGGCTACCCCGGCGGTGGCGCTGGGCTGTGGCAACCATATTAATGGCCCCAGGACAATATTTTCTCTATCTCTTGGGTCGCTTACTGGACCGGCTGGCACCTCGGGATGTCTTGGGATGGGCAGTACTGGCCCAGAAAAAGGCTAATTTTGCTATTGAAGAAGCTGGACCGATAGAGCCCGCTTTAAGGTAAGATCGTTTCATGGATTATGTGGACTTACATACCCATTCTACCGCCTCGGATGGCTCTTTCCGACCCCAGGAGTTAGTAACTATGGCTCGGGACCGGGGCCTTAGGGCCATGGCGCTGACCGATCACGATACCATCGATGGGGTGGCGGAAGCTATTCAGGCCGGGGCGCAATTAGGGATTGAGGTGATTCCGGGAATCGAGATCAGTGCTGATTTCCCGGAGGGCACCATGCATATTCTGGGATATTTCATTGATTACCAGCAGCCTCTTTTTAACCAGCAACTCCAGGTGTTGAAAGAAGCCCGGGCTCATCGTAATCCCCGTATTGTTGAAAAATTGAACCAGTTGGGATTAACCATTTCTTGGGAAGATATTTTGCAGGTATCAGGGGGAGGTCAGATCGGCCGGCCGCATATTGCTCGGGC comes from Deltaproteobacteria bacterium and encodes:
- a CDS encoding class I SAM-dependent methyltransferase encodes the protein MSKVLWSENELKFFPVKRCQRLAFRRLGVPHLKGRVADLGAGWGPYHRELTECTIVSLDQAMTPVIQVVGSTLTLPFKDASFSGVMLTETLEHVPTPAIALAEASRILEPQGWLYLTTPQMWPLHYEPHDYYRFTRYGLIYLLNRQQLAVVALESIGGLYTFVFTRLGEKLVKLLITLLGWLPRRWRWAVATILMAPGQYFLYLLGRLLDRLAPRDVLGWAVLAQKKANFAIEEAGPIEPALR
- a CDS encoding acyl-CoA synthetase, which encodes MKKEIPADYLPPRELWPDEPIPDEFKDLPAQVNIAEEFLDKHVKEGRGDNVAILFGDQKVTYNELLKLANKFANILKDQGVMAQDRVGIRMTNTPQAVAINFGIQKVGAIPVPVSPLWAKEEIAFTLNNAEFAAFAVSAPLMTAVEEGQHEFQFPTKIIVVGGKPEDVKAKGYLCFEELMAQAPDTFDNFKLNLDDIGVILYTSGTTGQPKGCVHFVREVIVESNLVNKYVYKLKPGEVLGGSAPVSFAAGYGTFCLIPFAAGATISLLPKFTPDDMMSTIQKHKVNVVTGLPTAYRKLLEMPNFDDYDRSSVRMYTTGGDALTGKTLAAWEAKTGMPIWEGLGATEMVHLVTSNTMSKFPVPDSIGKALPGYEIKVVNVDGHECAPGEVGSMLVKGPTGTVYWKPYIQENKLLKTMKKGVKDGYNMMGDAVYMDKDGFVYFQAREDDMIKSSGFRLAPTEIEDALIRHPAVRDAGVVGIPDEIIGQRTTAMVELEPGYKPSEELAKEIVNSCIDVLAKYKLPREVVFLEAIPRTPTGKMIKKDMRRLYDEYPNKFRLA